The Akkermansia muciniphila genome contains a region encoding:
- a CDS encoding autotransporter domain-containing protein, whose amino-acid sequence MTLLAALLASLSLPPSATAAELAWAGTAGNNVWTLNGTPDDSPWADNAVYTDADTVIFGTIDGQDLVEVLLSGTVTPAGLTFNSDTTSYTLKGDGTLAGNGPLTKSGTSTLRLETLNPGFSGTINLNGGVLELGADGVLGTGKISWGGGTVKYGEGVTTDISSNMNSAASGKDTIRIDTNGNDVTWSAFARTKYSYVKDGEGTLTLAFNAGDFNKNLTINAGCLNFDTTRAAVNYTGAKISGSGELRKTGANNMVIGNSSSLSDDFTGLLHIVKGTVQLNQTSNATLNFNFAVSIENGGILNLNGGGNAAFRFNKLITLAHGSAIQFFSANINDSKPYLISGGVRIGNSAEDVTDWISGWNRPIFVETQGLSGEGTLQFLVQATGDIGNNNDRILNLAASGENFTGTFNLGSATSAADRTAVGRSVILLHQDALKNATVNLLLANSTLSINNAENTATIAGLNGQGALTGTVNGDGNTTTTLNLKQKADLNTFTGTIGDNVSLVKSGAGTFVFAGVNNGSITSSEGILQLGNAAGDYTAGNVSVTGGSLNLGGTGTISNVSASSLAFGTGVNVYMDINGAEHDQLTYTGAAAVEVGGLSFNIDLSTSTENEYTLFTTATGSFINNGELHFLGLNRGASGSIAVSGDGKSLVLNITNKGENGHLAWNGAGEGIWTTGGGTGADSPWNITGSDDNKFYTGDHVTFDGTATADKRDVTISGNVSPGSMTVTADGYVFGGSGSITGSGMLTMNADGTLTINTANSYTGGTELLKGSIALNNAQALGTGGITMAAGTGLILNHSVTLANNISMTGDGLFTVAGDGTATLAGILSDTADGSAGKLVKAGDGTLVIENAANTYTGGTQITGGTLSFNYGTRTGLGTGGIEVQENGTLLYAIASGGGQDGSLFTNAVTGMGTVILNNTGQDETNINNAIFNGFEGELVLRGNLRFKGANGSNLNANSKIRVEAGTHLYMSGGTWAQDFTIAGTGTGTGNDRNGALRMDGVTMTGNVTLSADASVIVYSPGTSIISGDIIGNGHVLTFRTNGNADRKLQLSGAGIAARGIKSTQAGTLILGGGTGDGNKDTVAELGAGGLNLNANTVLELNNVTIRATEQWEQNVASNTVTLKSGTANTIDTNGTDITFNGNVGGEGPLVKEGDGTLSIGAGSNYTGDTTVNGGLLNMNGAALAGDIFLGYGSLAGAQNARGNVSIRQDTPGREPTAVSMGGMSGSNLKSFQGAASRTGDQATHVTDIGGGNISLSGSTLGISSAMVGGGSGEIFSFSTAADGTVTLSGNLLLQLTDDAVAALLADLNNASIRITNGTLNLEEGTTVDFDTPYHIFDSIFGSGVTSRGGSLVLSPRDGAPAAGWLVQNAGDAPLTLQDGNKDIVEALAGIHNNGVINIDMTGTQELHLNNLEGALSTAMINTGTNTDLTVVLTNTGDITDSTYQGSIEGDAAIRKEGAGYAMNIGGNVRTSYLDVAEGVLSIGGKLTTAHAAVAQDAVLNLTGKGSAMEALDVNGLLTLGENAAAAANSLATGAGSSIGLGKGSELTVLSSTALAAAVTGNGTFTVSGNGSVFSLAAGGSISNDTTLALRDGASTTVDGTLSLGGLAGDGTVNLNGGTLELNNATALFSGDFQGAGTIRKNGTGTQTFTGPGSADVNLSINGGTLVLKGDDLTYGQVDTGAGASLNLVSDTGMPHLKTSGDFSMGNGSTLNIYMNAGSTSGLGTAVSSTGTVSVGDAAVNLYNTSTSFSANDRRLDLVLLEGADGTTATLGSGYTLTAGFLSLLYNLRLEAEGSNIFLRGDERTENPYLDASTTHNSTSGGVLLDASKWLIAEDQTSNLYLVSDSIARDMENGDMNSATRKLAAAAGSTVNALGTAQKDALRDQMGWIRNRTTLMGVNPAYINEDLPYFHMWMEGTGSYSKLDTKGDESGYQLTTWGGTVGMDVDLSDHFTMGAAFTANYGDLTASAADTADGHLDSYYANLFGRYQSKRWAHTLILTGGWNDAKLNRTVNYGEGSYSTQGNTNGWGFGAMYELTYDVYLNEDKSSIFQPLLNASVVRTSMDGYTETGAGNAGLNVGKQEWTTGTVALGGRWMGLAGSNLFGREALVELRANVAQDMGDRRGETGVGFLANPGYTQTVRGAKVGTTALQIGAGLSVPVGTQGTVFVNGNADFRDGASSVNGSVGYRYDF is encoded by the coding sequence ATGACACTCTTGGCGGCTCTCCTCGCCAGCCTTTCTCTCCCTCCTTCCGCCACGGCAGCCGAGCTGGCCTGGGCAGGAACAGCCGGCAATAATGTATGGACCCTGAACGGAACGCCGGACGATTCCCCATGGGCGGACAATGCGGTTTACACGGATGCGGATACCGTCATTTTTGGAACTATTGACGGGCAGGACCTTGTGGAGGTGCTCCTTTCCGGGACAGTGACGCCGGCAGGGCTCACCTTCAATTCGGACACCACCAGTTACACGCTGAAAGGGGACGGAACCCTGGCCGGGAACGGCCCCCTCACCAAATCCGGAACTTCCACGCTGAGGCTTGAAACGCTCAATCCCGGCTTCTCCGGCACCATCAACCTGAACGGAGGCGTTCTGGAACTGGGCGCGGACGGCGTACTGGGAACAGGAAAAATCAGCTGGGGCGGTGGAACCGTCAAATACGGGGAGGGCGTCACCACAGACATCTCCAGCAATATGAACAGCGCGGCCTCCGGCAAGGATACCATACGCATTGACACCAACGGAAATGACGTCACATGGTCAGCTTTTGCGCGCACCAAGTATTCCTATGTCAAAGACGGCGAGGGAACCCTCACGCTTGCCTTCAATGCGGGTGATTTCAATAAAAACCTTACCATCAACGCAGGGTGCCTGAACTTCGACACAACCCGTGCAGCCGTCAATTACACTGGGGCAAAAATCAGCGGAAGCGGGGAATTGAGAAAAACCGGCGCCAATAACATGGTTATCGGCAACAGCTCCAGCCTGAGCGACGACTTTACAGGGCTGCTCCATATCGTAAAAGGAACCGTCCAGCTGAACCAGACGTCAAATGCCACGCTGAATTTCAACTTTGCCGTCAGCATAGAAAACGGAGGTATCCTTAACCTGAATGGAGGTGGAAACGCCGCTTTCCGGTTCAACAAACTGATTACTCTCGCCCACGGTTCCGCCATCCAGTTCTTCAGTGCAAACATTAACGACAGCAAACCGTACCTGATCAGCGGAGGCGTCCGGATAGGGAACTCCGCCGAAGACGTCACCGATTGGATCTCCGGCTGGAACCGCCCTATTTTCGTTGAAACCCAGGGGCTCTCCGGTGAAGGAACGCTGCAATTTCTTGTACAGGCCACCGGCGACATCGGCAACAATAACGATCGCATCCTGAACCTTGCCGCTTCCGGGGAAAATTTCACCGGAACCTTTAACCTGGGGTCCGCTACATCTGCGGCGGACAGAACAGCCGTAGGACGCTCCGTCATTCTCCTTCATCAGGATGCCCTGAAGAATGCCACCGTCAACCTGCTGCTTGCCAACAGCACCCTGTCCATCAACAATGCGGAGAATACCGCCACCATTGCCGGCCTGAACGGCCAGGGGGCCCTCACCGGCACGGTTAACGGAGACGGAAACACCACAACCACGCTGAACCTGAAGCAAAAGGCAGACCTCAATACCTTTACGGGAACTATTGGGGACAACGTCAGCCTGGTCAAATCCGGAGCGGGAACCTTCGTCTTTGCGGGAGTCAACAACGGCAGCATCACTTCCTCGGAGGGAATATTGCAGCTTGGCAATGCCGCGGGAGACTATACAGCCGGAAACGTCAGCGTCACGGGAGGTTCCCTGAACCTGGGGGGCACGGGGACGATCTCCAATGTCAGCGCCTCTTCCCTGGCTTTCGGCACCGGGGTGAATGTCTACATGGACATCAATGGAGCGGAGCACGACCAGCTTACCTACACGGGAGCGGCCGCCGTTGAAGTGGGCGGCCTGTCCTTCAACATTGACCTTTCCACCTCCACGGAGAACGAATACACCTTGTTCACCACCGCTACAGGAAGCTTCATCAATAACGGGGAACTTCATTTCCTTGGTCTCAACCGGGGGGCTTCCGGCAGCATTGCCGTGTCCGGTGACGGCAAGTCCCTGGTCCTGAACATAACGAACAAGGGAGAAAACGGCCATCTTGCCTGGAACGGCGCCGGAGAAGGCATCTGGACCACCGGGGGAGGAACGGGGGCCGATTCCCCCTGGAACATTACCGGGAGCGATGACAACAAATTCTACACGGGGGACCACGTTACCTTTGACGGGACCGCCACGGCGGACAAACGCGATGTTACCATTTCCGGCAATGTCAGCCCCGGTTCCATGACGGTCACGGCGGACGGCTATGTTTTTGGCGGCAGCGGCTCCATCACGGGTAGCGGAATGCTGACGATGAATGCAGACGGCACCCTGACGATCAACACGGCCAACTCCTATACCGGAGGAACGGAGCTCCTTAAAGGCAGCATTGCGCTTAACAACGCCCAGGCCCTGGGCACGGGAGGCATCACCATGGCCGCGGGCACCGGGCTCATCCTGAATCATTCCGTCACCCTTGCCAATAACATCTCCATGACGGGCGACGGGCTCTTTACCGTAGCCGGAGACGGCACGGCCACCCTGGCCGGCATCCTGTCAGATACGGCGGACGGTTCCGCCGGAAAACTAGTCAAGGCCGGAGACGGCACGCTCGTCATTGAAAACGCAGCCAATACCTACACGGGAGGCACGCAAATCACGGGAGGCACGCTGTCCTTTAACTACGGAACCCGGACGGGCCTGGGAACCGGAGGCATTGAGGTGCAGGAAAACGGAACCCTGCTGTACGCCATCGCCAGCGGCGGCGGCCAGGACGGCTCCCTGTTCACGAATGCCGTGACAGGCATGGGAACAGTCATCCTGAATAATACGGGACAGGATGAAACCAATATCAATAATGCCATCTTCAATGGATTTGAGGGGGAACTGGTGCTACGCGGCAATCTGCGCTTCAAGGGGGCCAACGGCTCCAATCTGAATGCCAACTCAAAAATCAGGGTGGAAGCGGGCACGCACCTTTACATGAGCGGCGGAACCTGGGCACAGGATTTCACGATTGCCGGGACAGGCACCGGGACGGGAAATGACAGAAACGGAGCACTGCGCATGGACGGCGTTACCATGACGGGCAACGTTACCCTGTCCGCTGACGCCAGCGTCATTGTTTACAGCCCGGGCACTTCCATCATCTCCGGGGACATCATCGGCAACGGCCATGTATTGACGTTCCGCACCAACGGCAACGCGGACCGGAAGCTCCAGCTCTCCGGCGCCGGCATAGCGGCCCGCGGAATCAAAAGCACCCAGGCCGGAACGCTCATTCTGGGCGGCGGCACGGGAGACGGCAACAAGGACACCGTCGCGGAGCTGGGGGCCGGAGGCTTGAACCTCAACGCCAACACGGTTCTGGAGCTTAACAACGTCACCATCCGGGCCACGGAGCAATGGGAGCAGAACGTGGCCTCCAACACCGTTACCCTGAAATCGGGGACCGCCAATACCATTGACACCAACGGAACGGACATCACCTTCAACGGAAACGTGGGAGGGGAAGGCCCCCTGGTCAAGGAAGGGGACGGAACGCTCTCCATCGGCGCGGGAAGCAATTACACCGGGGACACCACCGTCAACGGCGGCCTCCTGAACATGAACGGAGCGGCCCTGGCCGGAGACATCTTCCTGGGTTACGGCTCCCTGGCGGGAGCGCAGAACGCCCGAGGAAACGTCTCCATCCGGCAGGACACTCCCGGGCGGGAGCCCACCGCCGTTTCCATGGGCGGCATGTCCGGCAGCAACCTTAAATCCTTCCAGGGGGCGGCCAGCCGCACGGGTGACCAGGCCACGCATGTCACGGACATCGGGGGCGGGAACATCTCCCTGTCCGGCAGCACGCTGGGCATCTCTTCAGCCATGGTGGGAGGCGGCAGCGGAGAGATATTCTCCTTCTCCACTGCCGCGGACGGCACCGTCACCCTTTCCGGAAACCTGCTGCTCCAACTGACGGATGACGCGGTAGCGGCCCTTCTGGCGGACCTGAACAACGCCTCCATCCGCATCACCAACGGCACGCTTAATCTGGAAGAAGGAACCACGGTGGACTTTGACACGCCCTACCATATTTTTGACTCCATCTTCGGCTCCGGCGTCACGTCCAGGGGAGGTTCCCTGGTGCTGTCCCCACGGGACGGAGCTCCCGCCGCCGGATGGCTGGTGCAGAACGCGGGGGACGCCCCCCTCACCCTTCAGGACGGCAACAAGGACATTGTGGAAGCTCTGGCGGGCATCCACAACAACGGGGTCATCAATATAGACATGACCGGAACGCAGGAGCTTCACCTGAACAATCTGGAAGGCGCGCTCTCCACCGCCATGATCAACACAGGGACCAATACCGACCTGACCGTCGTCCTGACCAATACCGGAGACATCACGGATTCCACCTACCAGGGCTCCATTGAAGGAGACGCCGCCATCCGCAAGGAAGGCGCCGGGTATGCCATGAACATTGGCGGAAACGTCCGGACAAGTTATCTGGATGTGGCGGAAGGCGTCCTGAGCATCGGCGGGAAGCTGACGACGGCGCATGCCGCGGTGGCGCAGGACGCCGTCCTGAACCTGACCGGAAAAGGCAGCGCCATGGAGGCGCTTGACGTAAACGGCTTGCTGACCCTCGGAGAAAACGCCGCGGCCGCGGCCAACAGCCTGGCCACGGGCGCGGGCTCGTCCATTGGACTGGGGAAAGGCTCTGAACTGACCGTTCTTTCCTCCACGGCGCTTGCCGCAGCCGTCACAGGGAACGGAACGTTCACCGTCAGCGGCAATGGCAGCGTCTTCTCCCTGGCGGCGGGCGGCTCCATCAGCAATGACACCACGCTGGCCCTCCGGGACGGAGCCTCCACCACGGTGGACGGCACGCTCAGCCTGGGCGGCCTGGCGGGAGACGGCACCGTGAACCTCAACGGAGGAACGCTTGAGCTGAACAATGCCACGGCGCTCTTCTCCGGAGACTTCCAGGGCGCGGGCACCATCCGTAAAAACGGAACCGGCACGCAAACCTTCACCGGCCCCGGCTCCGCGGACGTCAACCTTTCCATCAACGGAGGCACCCTGGTTCTCAAGGGGGACGACCTGACCTACGGACAGGTGGATACAGGCGCCGGAGCCTCCCTGAACCTGGTTTCCGACACGGGAATGCCCCATCTGAAGACCAGCGGGGATTTCAGCATGGGCAATGGCTCCACGCTGAACATCTACATGAATGCGGGCTCCACCTCCGGCCTGGGCACCGCCGTATCCTCCACCGGAACCGTCAGCGTGGGAGATGCCGCCGTCAACCTCTACAATACCTCCACCTCCTTCAGCGCAAATGACCGCAGGCTGGACCTTGTTCTGCTGGAAGGGGCGGACGGCACCACGGCTACGCTGGGAAGCGGCTACACACTCACCGCCGGATTCCTCTCTCTGCTCTACAACCTGCGCCTGGAGGCGGAAGGAAGCAACATCTTCCTGCGGGGAGACGAACGTACGGAGAATCCCTACCTGGACGCCTCCACCACCCATAACTCCACCTCCGGGGGAGTGCTGCTGGATGCAAGCAAGTGGCTCATTGCGGAAGACCAGACCTCCAATCTCTACCTGGTTTCCGACTCCATTGCACGGGATATGGAAAACGGAGACATGAACTCCGCCACCCGCAAGCTGGCCGCCGCCGCAGGCAGCACGGTCAACGCTCTGGGAACGGCCCAGAAAGACGCCTTGCGAGACCAGATGGGATGGATCAGGAACCGCACCACGCTGATGGGTGTCAACCCTGCCTACATCAACGAAGACCTCCCCTACTTCCACATGTGGATGGAAGGAACGGGCTCCTACAGCAAGCTGGACACCAAGGGGGATGAAAGCGGCTACCAGCTCACCACCTGGGGCGGAACCGTCGGCATGGACGTGGACCTCAGCGACCACTTCACGATGGGAGCGGCCTTCACGGCCAACTACGGGGACCTGACGGCCAGCGCGGCGGACACGGCCGACGGCCACCTGGACAGCTACTACGCCAACCTCTTCGGTCGCTACCAGAGCAAGAGATGGGCCCACACGCTCATCCTGACGGGCGGGTGGAACGACGCCAAGCTCAACCGGACGGTCAACTACGGAGAAGGCAGCTACAGCACGCAGGGCAACACCAACGGATGGGGCTTTGGGGCGATGTATGAACTCACCTACGACGTCTACCTGAATGAAGACAAGAGCAGCATCTTCCAGCCGCTGCTCAACGCCTCTGTGGTCAGGACAAGCATGGATGGTTACACGGAAACGGGAGCCGGAAACGCGGGTCTGAATGTAGGCAAGCAGGAATGGACGACGGGGACGGTGGCGCTTGGCGGCCGCTGGATGGGACTGGCGGGCAGCAACCTCTTCGGACGTGAGGCGCTGGTGGAATTGCGAGCCAACGTGGCCCAGGACATGGGAGACCGCCGCGGCGAGACGGGAGTGGGCTTCCTGGCCAACCCCGGCTACACGCAAACGGTGAGGGGAGCGAAGGTGGGAACGACCGCGCTTCAAATCGGAGCGGGCCTGAGCGTGCCTGTGGGAACGCAGGGAACGGTGTTCGTCAACGGCAACGCAGACTTCCGGGACGGAGCCAGCTCCGTGAACGGAAGCGTGGGCTACCGCTATGACTTTTAA
- a CDS encoding AsmA-like C-terminal region-containing protein has translation MAQRTLMRWIKGLVPTVIILLCAMVLGCICYVAIWGAPSFVVQRVEQALLEKGIPVHIETLKISLWPRAVVTLKEVSLLDPEAPPEARRPVALLHEADVALNWKELIDGNVSPERLNVKGLDITLPVDAEKPERVFSTKGLNAELDLGRPGMVDIVKADAVVQGIRVTAQGAFSIGQGDSGDFTLTAGDMAAVREQLNQVLKYLDRVKWPEESPPALAVSLSDDPKGGVRVGMDLQAPSLRYGKIRVRDFQFSGDYADSVIMAKRFTMRDAETAGFVNLSLQADLKKRSLIWDVRSTAPLVSWAVAIVDEALVPREMKFLSEPHVQVSGRAVFTENWDGVEHVNMMGSGSMGAFSVLGEKFQRASCDFSYEDGNFYVTDLDIRHPGGSFSGKVMGVNGEIKVDVHSTLPMHAMLDMARSIAPEDVKLPPTLEIKGDPELKVYGTVGMGSDWKGPLRVDRLQVEAAVTDISYQGVEFASASARGELIGRSINVTGLDLAREDGHVKLEGSYLGTDLVFTLESDLKPELLVALGGNLVPVPEKLKLPEKAVLRVHGRLDIPEGKPVEPTLVRARINAENLAWNKIPVKTANVEVEYRPNQLFVQNCRIEMEKGVFELFANGFLDGQMFVMGQSTVPLGTIDHLLGMEDDDFFMSRFVFRKDSGLELSFQGTLGLYNLEKAYDIQATASATNTRYKGVDLKSARADAHLVTDQLLLTDVTTVVSNGAYLSSAGLSGGPSECTLKAKSIDFRFVQDTVEVLGMEGQAYPGYTLRMFSDSAAEVLKEFVFTRPVTLSGGGMFPMGDDMKLMKGRIRFDASAGRVRYPLLGTTLDLGRATGEILISPEWVVVDKLKGTIWDGSFTGRVLAQIDKGDALNGSFVLQDMNLTSIGRSYGEKMEKATVHGAIEFSSQGGNMNSIQAKGEAALVHGDLVEIPLFGFLGEALSNYIPGLGHLINYKITRADCDFSIEKGYIRTSNFVARGSNMSLEGGGWIRLADLQVNSDFKLRLRGLPGLITSPVFLLAGGLFQVRGTGPLSNVSWSFAPFSGGKAPVPPAAAPARRR, from the coding sequence ATGGCTCAGCGGACACTCATGAGATGGATCAAGGGATTGGTTCCCACGGTGATTATTTTGCTGTGCGCCATGGTGCTGGGCTGCATTTGTTATGTCGCCATCTGGGGGGCTCCATCCTTCGTGGTGCAGCGCGTGGAGCAGGCCCTTCTGGAAAAAGGCATTCCCGTCCATATAGAGACGCTGAAAATTTCCCTGTGGCCCCGCGCCGTCGTCACCTTGAAGGAGGTGTCCCTGCTGGACCCGGAGGCTCCGCCGGAGGCGCGCCGTCCCGTGGCCCTGCTGCATGAGGCGGATGTGGCCCTGAACTGGAAGGAGCTGATAGACGGGAACGTGTCTCCGGAACGGCTGAATGTGAAGGGGCTGGATATCACGCTGCCCGTGGATGCGGAAAAGCCGGAAAGAGTTTTTTCCACCAAGGGGCTGAATGCGGAGCTGGACCTGGGGCGCCCAGGCATGGTGGATATTGTGAAAGCGGACGCCGTGGTGCAGGGCATCCGTGTGACTGCCCAGGGGGCTTTTTCCATCGGGCAGGGAGACTCCGGAGATTTTACGCTGACGGCCGGAGACATGGCTGCCGTCAGGGAACAGCTGAACCAGGTGCTGAAATACCTGGACCGCGTCAAGTGGCCGGAAGAATCCCCGCCCGCCCTGGCCGTCAGCCTGAGCGATGATCCCAAGGGAGGGGTACGCGTGGGGATGGATTTGCAGGCTCCTTCCCTGAGATACGGGAAAATCCGGGTCAGGGATTTTCAGTTCAGCGGGGATTACGCGGATTCCGTCATCATGGCCAAGCGCTTCACCATGCGTGATGCGGAAACGGCGGGCTTCGTGAATCTTTCCCTTCAGGCTGATTTGAAAAAACGCTCCCTGATCTGGGATGTGCGCAGCACGGCCCCCCTGGTGTCCTGGGCCGTGGCCATTGTTGACGAAGCCCTGGTGCCGCGTGAAATGAAGTTCCTGAGTGAGCCGCATGTGCAGGTTTCCGGCCGTGCCGTATTCACGGAGAACTGGGATGGCGTGGAGCATGTGAACATGATGGGCTCCGGCTCCATGGGGGCCTTTTCCGTGCTGGGGGAAAAGTTCCAGCGGGCCTCCTGCGATTTCAGTTACGAGGACGGCAACTTTTATGTGACGGATCTGGATATCCGCCACCCCGGCGGCAGTTTTTCCGGCAAGGTGATGGGCGTGAATGGGGAGATCAAGGTGGACGTGCACAGCACGCTGCCCATGCACGCCATGCTGGACATGGCCCGCTCCATTGCCCCTGAGGACGTGAAGCTGCCGCCCACGCTGGAGATCAAGGGAGACCCCGAACTGAAGGTATACGGCACCGTAGGCATGGGCAGTGACTGGAAGGGGCCGCTCCGGGTGGACCGCCTGCAGGTGGAAGCCGCCGTGACGGATATATCCTACCAGGGGGTGGAATTCGCCTCCGCCTCCGCCAGGGGGGAATTGATCGGCCGCTCCATCAACGTCACCGGGCTGGACCTGGCGAGGGAGGACGGCCACGTGAAGCTGGAAGGCAGTTACCTGGGGACTGACCTTGTTTTTACGCTGGAATCGGATTTGAAGCCTGAACTGCTGGTAGCACTGGGGGGGAACCTGGTGCCGGTGCCGGAGAAGCTGAAGCTGCCGGAAAAAGCGGTTCTGAGGGTGCACGGCAGGCTGGACATTCCGGAAGGAAAGCCCGTGGAACCTACGCTGGTCCGGGCGCGCATCAATGCGGAGAACCTGGCGTGGAATAAAATTCCCGTCAAGACGGCGAATGTGGAGGTGGAGTACCGTCCCAACCAGCTCTTTGTGCAGAATTGCCGCATAGAGATGGAAAAGGGCGTTTTTGAATTGTTCGCCAATGGTTTTCTGGACGGCCAGATGTTCGTGATGGGGCAGTCCACGGTGCCTCTGGGTACCATTGACCATTTGCTGGGCATGGAGGATGACGACTTTTTCATGAGCCGCTTCGTGTTCCGCAAGGATTCCGGGCTGGAGCTTTCCTTCCAGGGAACGCTGGGGCTGTACAATCTGGAAAAGGCGTATGACATCCAGGCCACGGCTTCCGCCACGAATACCCGGTACAAGGGGGTGGACCTGAAGTCCGCCCGGGCGGATGCCCATCTGGTAACGGACCAGTTACTGCTGACCGACGTGACGACGGTAGTTTCCAACGGGGCGTACCTGTCTTCAGCCGGCTTGTCCGGCGGCCCCTCTGAATGCACGCTCAAGGCCAAGAGCATTGACTTCCGCTTCGTGCAGGATACGGTGGAAGTGCTGGGCATGGAGGGGCAGGCCTACCCCGGCTATACCCTGCGCATGTTTTCCGACAGCGCCGCGGAGGTGTTGAAGGAGTTTGTCTTTACGCGGCCCGTGACGCTTTCCGGCGGCGGCATGTTCCCCATGGGGGACGACATGAAGCTGATGAAGGGGCGCATCCGTTTTGACGCCTCCGCGGGGCGCGTTCGCTATCCCCTGCTGGGAACCACGCTGGACCTGGGGAGGGCCACAGGGGAAATACTGATTTCTCCGGAGTGGGTGGTTGTGGACAAACTGAAGGGAACCATCTGGGACGGTTCCTTTACGGGCCGCGTGCTGGCGCAGATTGACAAGGGGGACGCCCTGAACGGCTCCTTTGTGCTCCAGGACATGAACCTGACCTCCATCGGAAGGTCTTACGGAGAAAAAATGGAGAAAGCCACCGTGCACGGAGCCATTGAATTTTCATCCCAGGGAGGGAACATGAACTCCATCCAGGCTAAGGGGGAAGCCGCGCTGGTGCACGGTGACCTGGTGGAAATTCCCCTGTTCGGCTTTTTGGGAGAAGCCCTCTCCAATTATATTCCCGGGCTGGGCCATCTGATCAATTACAAGATCACCAGGGCCGACTGTGATTTCTCCATAGAAAAGGGCTACATCCGTACCAGCAATTTCGTCGCCAGAGGCAGCAACATGTCCCTGGAAGGGGGCGGCTGGATACGCCTTGCCGATTTACAGGTCAATTCAGATTTCAAGCTCAGGCTTCGCGGCCTGCCGGGGCTGATCACCTCCCCCGTCTTCCTGCTGGCCGGGGGATTGTTCCAGGTGCGCGGCACAGGACCATTGAGCAATGTTTCCTGGAGCTTTGCGCCGTTCTCCGGCGGGAAGGCCCCTGTTCCTCCTGCCGCCGCTCCCGCGCGGAGAAGGTAG
- a CDS encoding pirin family protein, whose product MNIIIDRASSRGHANHGWLNTYHTFSFANYFNPDRMQFGALRVLNDDTVLPEEGFGTHPHKNMEVISIPLKGELRHGDSLNNSHTITRGEIQVMSAGTGIQHSEFNGSSTEPLEFLQIWVIPDRVNTPPKYRDYDIKPLLKHNEISTFLAPETDISIMQQAWFSWAELDRGVEREYKFKCQNTGVYVFVIDGEIKIGDTVLHRRDGAGITDTDSITMEALQNSTVLLMEVAV is encoded by the coding sequence ATGAACATCATTATTGACCGTGCATCTTCCCGTGGACATGCCAATCACGGGTGGCTGAACACGTACCATACGTTCAGCTTCGCCAATTACTTTAATCCGGACCGCATGCAGTTCGGAGCCCTGCGCGTGCTCAACGACGACACGGTTCTCCCGGAAGAAGGCTTCGGCACCCATCCCCACAAGAACATGGAGGTGATTTCCATCCCCCTGAAAGGAGAACTCCGCCACGGGGACAGCCTGAATAACAGCCATACCATCACCCGCGGAGAAATCCAGGTGATGAGCGCCGGAACGGGCATCCAGCACAGCGAATTTAACGGCAGCTCCACGGAACCCCTGGAATTCCTGCAAATATGGGTCATTCCGGACCGGGTGAATACGCCCCCCAAGTACCGGGATTACGACATCAAGCCCCTGCTGAAGCATAATGAGATTTCCACCTTCCTGGCTCCGGAAACGGACATCTCCATCATGCAGCAGGCCTGGTTCTCCTGGGCGGAGCTGGACCGCGGCGTGGAGCGCGAATACAAATTCAAGTGCCAGAACACGGGGGTGTACGTCTTCGTGATAGACGGAGAAATCAAGATCGGAGACACAGTGCTGCACCGCCGGGACGGAGCCGGCATCACGGATACGGACTCCATCACCATGGAGGCCCTCCAGAATTCGACCGTTCTGCTGATGGAAGTGGCCGTCTGA
- a CDS encoding DUF2062 domain-containing protein — MEHRYRQLMRKVRLYLLTEVRKKSWTSKFLSARIFDHVYWSWNRQSVATGAGWGAAAAIAPLPMQSLWGVFACLWRKGNIPVAILMAWLSPPGFTFFAIPGQWWLGWFLFSSVGLPTSGANWQMLKTGVQQWSWAPFDGLSIGMVSLEFLTGWIVSSVVLGFLCYGLVQLAWGAGHFLRSRSKAGGK; from the coding sequence ATGGAACACCGCTACAGGCAATTAATGCGCAAGGTCAGGCTCTACCTGCTGACGGAAGTGCGTAAGAAATCGTGGACCAGCAAGTTCCTTTCCGCCAGGATTTTTGACCATGTTTACTGGTCCTGGAACAGGCAGTCCGTGGCTACGGGCGCCGGCTGGGGGGCCGCGGCGGCGATTGCCCCGCTGCCCATGCAGAGCCTGTGGGGCGTGTTTGCCTGCCTGTGGCGCAAGGGGAATATCCCCGTAGCCATTCTGATGGCGTGGCTTTCCCCTCCCGGCTTCACCTTTTTTGCCATTCCGGGCCAGTGGTGGCTGGGGTGGTTCCTTTTTTCCAGCGTGGGGCTTCCCACCTCCGGGGCAAACTGGCAGATGCTGAAAACGGGGGTGCAGCAGTGGTCCTGGGCTCCGTTTGACGGGTTGAGCATCGGCATGGTAAGCCTGGAGTTCCTGACGGGTTGGATTGTTTCCAGCGTGGTGCTGGGTTTCCTGTGCTACGGGCTGGTGCAGCTTGCATGGGGAGCGGGCCACTTCCTGCGCAGCAGAAGCAAGGCTGGCGGGAAGTAA